A stretch of the Arthrobacter stackebrandtii genome encodes the following:
- a CDS encoding pyridoxal phosphate-dependent decarboxylase family protein, which yields MIPFAAEPEDILRELAALRSADAPTHGGGVLSYVYDSGVAAVDELAAAAMAAVQPLNGLDPTTFTSIAAMERDVTGFMRTLLGGGDDVVGSVTSGGTESCMLAVKTARENFHRAGKTGTPRLLAPASVHAAFHKAAHYFGLTLDLVPVDGAGRADAAGLAAAMGPDVALVVVSAPSYPHAVLDPVAEVARAAQEHGIDCHVDACIGGLVLPFWEGLPEWDLRVSGVTSISADLHKYGYAPKGASVLLTRGRDRQRAQYFATTSWPGYPVVNPTLLGSKSAAPLAAAWAIIKLLGTSGFAELAASCRRSTEAVLGTVAGIEGLRVVGTPTGPLLAVAVDGSVPAGRRVDPHHWADNLKLHGFTAQLQPAFTQADGSVLPRTTHLTITPVTESRLPELTGAMVRAAEAVRGVPGLEPQQLLAANAPLAALLAGSGPRERDSAAARTVLAGLGLAGSGLPAAMAPVLALVEALPADIAAWLLTELLATVAVPPPAFGG from the coding sequence ATGATCCCCTTCGCCGCCGAGCCGGAGGACATCCTCCGCGAACTGGCCGCCCTGCGCTCGGCCGACGCCCCCACCCACGGCGGCGGGGTCCTCTCCTACGTCTACGATTCGGGCGTGGCCGCGGTGGACGAGCTGGCCGCGGCAGCCATGGCGGCCGTGCAGCCGCTCAACGGCCTTGACCCCACCACCTTCACCTCTATCGCCGCCATGGAGCGCGATGTCACCGGCTTCATGCGCACCCTGCTGGGAGGCGGGGACGACGTCGTCGGAAGCGTGACCAGCGGCGGCACCGAAAGCTGCATGCTGGCGGTCAAGACGGCCCGGGAGAACTTCCACCGGGCCGGGAAAACCGGCACCCCGCGGCTGCTGGCACCGGCCTCCGTCCACGCAGCGTTCCACAAGGCCGCCCACTATTTTGGGCTCACACTGGATCTGGTCCCGGTCGACGGCGCAGGGCGGGCAGACGCTGCCGGCCTGGCTGCCGCGATGGGCCCGGACGTGGCGCTGGTGGTGGTGTCGGCGCCGTCCTACCCGCACGCCGTGCTTGACCCAGTGGCAGAGGTGGCCCGTGCCGCACAGGAACACGGGATCGACTGCCACGTGGACGCCTGCATCGGCGGGCTCGTGCTGCCGTTCTGGGAAGGGCTGCCGGAGTGGGACCTGCGCGTGTCCGGCGTGACCAGCATTTCCGCAGACCTGCACAAGTATGGCTATGCACCCAAGGGCGCCTCCGTGCTGCTGACGCGCGGGCGGGACCGTCAGCGGGCACAATACTTCGCCACCACCTCCTGGCCGGGCTACCCCGTGGTCAACCCCACCCTGCTCGGTTCCAAGTCGGCGGCACCCCTCGCTGCGGCATGGGCCATCATCAAGCTGCTGGGCACCTCCGGTTTCGCGGAGCTGGCCGCCTCGTGCCGCCGCTCCACGGAGGCGGTCCTGGGCACTGTGGCCGGCATCGAGGGCCTGCGCGTGGTGGGCACGCCCACGGGCCCGCTCCTTGCCGTGGCGGTTGACGGCTCTGTTCCGGCCGGCCGCCGGGTCGATCCGCACCACTGGGCGGACAACCTGAAGCTCCACGGCTTCACGGCGCAGCTCCAGCCGGCCTTCACGCAGGCGGACGGGTCGGTCCTGCCCCGCACCACACACCTGACCATCACGCCGGTGACGGAATCGCGCCTGCCGGAACTCACCGGGGCCATGGTCCGGGCCGCCGAAGCCGTCCGCGGGGTGCCCGGCCTTGAACCGCAGCAGCTGTTGGCCGCCAACGCCCCACTCGCCGCACTGCTGGCGGGCAGCGGGCCGCGTGAGAGGGATTCGGCGGCCGCCCGCACCGTCCTGGCCGGACTCGGGCTGGCCGGCAGCGGGCTTCCCGCTGCCATGGCGCCGGTCCTGGCCCTGGTGGAGGCCCTGCCCGCCGACATTGCCGCGTGGCTGCTGACCGAACTCCTGGCCACGGTCGCGGTACCCCCGCCCGCCTTCGGAGGCTAA